From the Oryza glaberrima chromosome 5, OglaRS2, whole genome shotgun sequence genome, one window contains:
- the LOC127775192 gene encoding uncharacterized protein LOC127775192 isoform X1, translated as MAMEPLPLGFGDGLDATLLSSLWAFQDDLQPQESMEELKQSLMATTLELDAAKEELKKKEQSIAKLADLVRHVAKERDDARDQLQRLLAAAAAKPPPPPLVTSSVTDSDGGSLVSSPAADNPFFDPVTSSDKRCCAIASPPPAAKQQHAAAAGADAVLDMLAMKKPLPQRGRLLQSVMEAGPLLQNLLVAGLLPRWRNPPPVALDTLPVGVRAGGAVYPGASLSPGITSSAAVIGYGGGANACGKRPMAAAAAAVAASCSPAAFSAKRHRLH; from the exons atggCAATGGAGCCGCTGCCACTCGGATTCGGAGACGGCCTGGACGCCACGCTGCTCTCCTCCCTCTGGGCCTTCCAGGATGATCTGCAGCCGCAAGAG AGCATGGAGGAGCTGAAGCAGAGCTTGATGGCGACAACGCTGGAGCTGGACGCGGCGAAGGAGGAGCTCAAGAAGAAGGAGCAGAGCATCGCCaagctcgccgacctcgtccgccatGTCGCCAAGGAGCGCGACGACGCGCGCGACCAGCTGCAgcgtctcctcgccgccgcggccgccaagccgccgccgccgccgctcgtcaccTCCAGCGTCACCGACTCCGACGGCGGCAGCCTCgtctcctcccccgccgccgacaaCCCCTTCTTCGACCCCGTCACCTCCTCCGACAAGCGCTGCTGCGCCATCGCCagcccgcctcccgccgccaagcagcagcacgccgccgccgcgggcgccgacGCGGTGCTCGACATGCTCGCCATGAAGAAGCCGCTGCCGCAGAGGGGCAGGCTGCTCCAGTCCGTCATGGAGGCCGGGCCGCTCCTGCAGAacctgctcgtcgccggccttctCCCGCGGTGGCGCAACCCGCCGCCGGTCGCGCTCGACACGCTCCCCGTCGGCGTCCGGGCCGGTGGCGCCGTCTACCCCGGCGCGTCACTCTCGCCCGGGATCACCTCCTCCGCGGCGGTGatcggctacggcggcggcgccaatgCCTGCGGGAAGaggcccatggcggcggcggcggcggcggtggcggccagctgctcgccggcggcgttcaGCGCCAAGCGGCATCGGCTGCACTGA
- the LOC127775192 gene encoding uncharacterized protein LOC127775192 isoform X2 yields the protein MEELKQSLMATTLELDAAKEELKKKEQSIAKLADLVRHVAKERDDARDQLQRLLAAAAAKPPPPPLVTSSVTDSDGGSLVSSPAADNPFFDPVTSSDKRCCAIASPPPAAKQQHAAAAGADAVLDMLAMKKPLPQRGRLLQSVMEAGPLLQNLLVAGLLPRWRNPPPVALDTLPVGVRAGGAVYPGASLSPGITSSAAVIGYGGGANACGKRPMAAAAAAVAASCSPAAFSAKRHRLH from the coding sequence ATGGAGGAGCTGAAGCAGAGCTTGATGGCGACAACGCTGGAGCTGGACGCGGCGAAGGAGGAGCTCAAGAAGAAGGAGCAGAGCATCGCCaagctcgccgacctcgtccgccatGTCGCCAAGGAGCGCGACGACGCGCGCGACCAGCTGCAgcgtctcctcgccgccgcggccgccaagccgccgccgccgccgctcgtcaccTCCAGCGTCACCGACTCCGACGGCGGCAGCCTCgtctcctcccccgccgccgacaaCCCCTTCTTCGACCCCGTCACCTCCTCCGACAAGCGCTGCTGCGCCATCGCCagcccgcctcccgccgccaagcagcagcacgccgccgccgcgggcgccgacGCGGTGCTCGACATGCTCGCCATGAAGAAGCCGCTGCCGCAGAGGGGCAGGCTGCTCCAGTCCGTCATGGAGGCCGGGCCGCTCCTGCAGAacctgctcgtcgccggccttctCCCGCGGTGGCGCAACCCGCCGCCGGTCGCGCTCGACACGCTCCCCGTCGGCGTCCGGGCCGGTGGCGCCGTCTACCCCGGCGCGTCACTCTCGCCCGGGATCACCTCCTCCGCGGCGGTGatcggctacggcggcggcgccaatgCCTGCGGGAAGaggcccatggcggcggcggcggcggcggtggcggccagctgctcgccggcggcgttcaGCGCCAAGCGGCATCGGCTGCACTGA